Proteins encoded in a region of the Frondihabitans sp. 762G35 genome:
- a CDS encoding glycoside hydrolase family 127 protein yields the protein MTDTLADPTLAETPATRLRGGPVMPTSSLLHPLTSAEIRLTGGYWRRWQRTNAEVVLGHCESWMERIGWIGNFDRAASSEPGWEHAGIEFVDSEVYKLLEGMAWELGRSDDAELADRYERLVARVAAAQEPDGYLHTSFGRPWQRARYSDLEWGHELYCFGHLIQAAVARIRTAGSGLLVDVAVRLADHVYETFGPDGREAVCGHPEIEPALAELGRATGDRRYIELARLFVERRGHGLLRPIEYGQEYFQDDLPVREAATLRGHAVRALYLAAGALDVAVETGDETLAAAVEEQWRHTVATRTYLTGGMGSHHQDEAYGVDFELPPDRAYSETCAGIGSNMLSWRLLLQSGDPAYADLLERTLLNNVMASPREDGAAFFYTNTLHQRNPGTVPAEDDLSVRALSSLRAPWFEVSCCPTNVARTLASVELYFATKTADGVQIHQYGEFDVDTTLDSGAPVVFSVTSGYPYRGSVVVTSRAETRRPVTLTLRIPAWAGHADVQVGSEGVSRVTGRTVEITRVFHPGDVITLDLPMDARWVTPDPRIDAVRGTVAVERGPLVLCLEQAADGPSVNDVVVDTSATLWTTDRGAAVTGRRAAVDSAPWPYGKTPATLQDLGTLQLVPYSTWANHGPSTMRVWLPAPPTPRSVGEQPTP from the coding sequence ATGACCGACACCCTCGCCGACCCGACCCTGGCCGAAACTCCTGCGACCCGTCTCCGCGGCGGTCCCGTCATGCCGACCTCGTCGCTCCTCCACCCCCTGACCTCTGCCGAGATCCGTCTCACCGGGGGCTACTGGAGGCGCTGGCAGCGCACGAACGCCGAGGTCGTCCTGGGTCACTGCGAGTCGTGGATGGAGCGCATCGGCTGGATCGGCAACTTCGACCGGGCGGCCTCCTCGGAGCCCGGCTGGGAACACGCGGGCATCGAATTCGTCGACTCCGAGGTCTACAAGCTCCTCGAGGGCATGGCCTGGGAGCTGGGGCGTTCCGACGACGCGGAGCTCGCGGACCGCTACGAGCGACTGGTCGCCCGGGTCGCCGCCGCGCAGGAGCCCGACGGCTACCTGCACACGAGCTTCGGGCGACCCTGGCAGCGCGCCCGGTACTCCGACCTCGAGTGGGGCCACGAGCTCTACTGCTTCGGTCACCTGATTCAGGCGGCCGTCGCCCGGATCCGCACGGCCGGATCAGGGCTCCTGGTCGATGTGGCCGTCCGGCTCGCCGACCACGTGTACGAGACGTTCGGTCCCGACGGCCGCGAAGCCGTGTGCGGTCATCCGGAGATCGAACCGGCGCTCGCCGAGCTCGGGCGCGCGACGGGGGACCGACGCTACATCGAGTTGGCTCGGCTCTTCGTCGAGCGACGCGGGCACGGGCTCCTGAGGCCGATCGAGTACGGCCAGGAGTACTTCCAGGACGACCTCCCGGTGCGGGAGGCGGCGACCCTGCGGGGTCACGCCGTCCGCGCGCTGTACCTCGCCGCGGGCGCTCTCGACGTGGCCGTGGAGACGGGTGACGAGACGCTCGCCGCCGCCGTGGAGGAGCAGTGGCGCCACACGGTCGCGACACGCACCTACCTCACGGGCGGGATGGGCTCGCACCACCAGGACGAGGCCTACGGCGTCGACTTCGAGCTCCCGCCGGACCGCGCCTACTCCGAGACGTGCGCGGGCATCGGGTCGAACATGCTGTCGTGGCGGCTCCTGCTGCAGAGCGGCGACCCGGCCTACGCCGACCTCCTCGAACGCACCCTGCTGAACAACGTCATGGCCTCCCCGAGGGAGGACGGTGCGGCGTTCTTCTACACCAACACGCTCCACCAGCGGAATCCCGGTACGGTCCCCGCCGAGGACGACCTCAGCGTCCGGGCCCTCTCCAGCCTCCGGGCGCCGTGGTTCGAGGTGTCCTGCTGCCCCACGAACGTCGCCAGGACGCTGGCCAGCGTCGAGCTCTACTTCGCGACGAAGACCGCCGACGGCGTGCAGATCCACCAGTACGGCGAGTTCGACGTCGACACGACGCTCGACTCGGGCGCGCCCGTCGTCTTCTCGGTCACGAGCGGCTACCCCTATCGCGGCTCCGTCGTGGTGACCTCCCGCGCCGAGACGCGTCGACCGGTCACGCTCACCCTGCGCATCCCCGCCTGGGCGGGTCACGCCGACGTGCAGGTGGGGTCCGAGGGCGTGAGCCGGGTCACGGGGCGGACGGTCGAGATCACCCGGGTCTTCCACCCCGGCGACGTCATCACCCTCGACCTGCCGATGGACGCCCGCTGGGTCACGCCGGATCCGCGGATCGACGCCGTCCGGGGCACCGTGGCCGTCGAGCGCGGCCCGCTCGTCCTCTGCCTCGAGCAAGCCGCCGACGGACCGTCCGTCAACGACGTCGTGGTTGACACCTCGGCGACGCTCTGGACGACGGACCGAGGAGCCGCGGTCACCGGGCGCAGGGCCGCCGTCGACTCCGCCCCCTGGCCGTACGGCAAGACACCCGCCACCCTGCAGGATCTCGGGACCCTGCAGCTCGTCCCCTACTCGACGTGGGCCAACCACGGTCCGTCCACGATGCGGGTCTGGCTCCCCGCACCCCCTACGCCCCGGAGCGTCGGCGAGCAGCCGACTCCCTAG
- a CDS encoding carbohydrate ABC transporter permease, which yields MSTATTRLHPAGARPAAARPAGSRRRGRPTWHKTALGVLFTAIMLFPIYWMINVSLTPPSQMRSDPPSWFPFAPTFDGYVAVVQQQLPYLGTSLVIGLGTVVLTVAVAAPAAYSLAKLRPRGGSALSFVLLVAQMIPQVIVAMGFYAIYLNLGILNQPFGLVIADSTLAVPFGVLIFTAFMSGIPEELMSAAKLDGAGTWRTFVSVVLPVSRNSIVTVSLFAFLWAWSDFVFSSTLNSGGTAQTITLGIYRYIGNNNQDWNSIMATAVVASIPATILLVVAQRYVAAGVTAGAVKD from the coding sequence ATGTCCACCGCGACCACTCGTCTCCACCCGGCCGGCGCCCGCCCGGCGGCCGCCCGTCCCGCCGGCAGCCGTCGACGCGGCCGACCCACGTGGCACAAGACGGCGCTCGGCGTCCTCTTCACCGCGATCATGCTCTTCCCGATCTACTGGATGATCAACGTCTCGCTGACGCCGCCGTCGCAGATGCGGAGCGATCCGCCGTCGTGGTTCCCCTTCGCGCCGACGTTCGACGGTTACGTCGCCGTCGTCCAGCAGCAGCTGCCCTACCTGGGGACGAGCCTCGTGATCGGGCTCGGCACCGTCGTCCTGACCGTGGCGGTCGCGGCCCCCGCGGCCTACTCGCTCGCCAAGCTCCGCCCGCGGGGAGGCAGCGCCCTGTCGTTCGTGCTCCTCGTGGCGCAGATGATCCCGCAGGTGATCGTGGCCATGGGCTTCTACGCGATCTACCTCAACCTGGGCATCCTGAACCAGCCCTTCGGTCTCGTCATCGCCGACTCGACGCTCGCCGTCCCGTTCGGGGTCCTGATCTTCACCGCCTTCATGAGCGGCATCCCGGAGGAGCTCATGTCGGCCGCGAAGCTCGACGGCGCCGGGACCTGGCGGACCTTCGTGTCGGTCGTCCTCCCCGTCAGCCGCAACTCGATCGTGACCGTGAGCCTCTTCGCCTTCCTCTGGGCCTGGTCGGACTTCGTCTTCTCGTCGACCCTCAACTCCGGCGGCACCGCCCAGACGATCACGCTCGGCATCTACCGCTACATCGGCAACAACAACCAGGACTGGAACTCCATCATGGCGACCGCTGTCGTCGCCTCCATCCCTGCGACGATCCTCCTGGTCGTCGCCCAGCGCTACGTCGCCGCCGGTGTCACGGCCGGCGCCGTGAAGGACTGA
- a CDS encoding carbohydrate ABC transporter permease, which yields MSSTIIERSEAAAPDGRPAPSADRPPRPTLKKRFRADQWTAWAFIAPVVLYLAIFYAYPLYRNVDLSVRDYTVRSFIDGTAPFVGFENFVAIFQSPTFGPALTNTLLFTGVSILFQFSIGMALAVFFFQNFRLSSTLRALFLVPWLLPLIVSASTWSWMMNSDSGIINSVVKSFGGSQINWLTSPQWALTAVIIANIWIGIPFNLVILYSGLQNISSDIYEAASLDGANAWQKFWRITFPLLRPVSAITILLGLVYTLKVFDIIWIMTKGGPGDASTTFAIWSYQLGFGSTLPSFSPAAAVGNLLIVLALVFGFVYLRVQRKQEQ from the coding sequence ATGAGCAGCACCATCATCGAACGCTCCGAGGCCGCCGCGCCGGACGGGAGGCCGGCCCCCTCCGCCGACCGACCGCCCCGCCCCACTCTGAAGAAGAGATTCCGGGCCGATCAGTGGACGGCCTGGGCCTTCATCGCCCCCGTCGTCCTCTACCTGGCGATCTTCTACGCCTACCCGCTCTACCGGAACGTCGACCTCTCGGTCCGCGACTACACGGTGCGCTCGTTCATCGACGGCACGGCGCCGTTCGTGGGGTTCGAGAACTTCGTCGCGATCTTCCAGAGCCCGACCTTCGGTCCGGCACTGACCAACACCCTGCTCTTCACGGGTGTCTCGATCCTGTTCCAGTTCTCCATCGGCATGGCGCTGGCGGTGTTCTTCTTCCAGAACTTCCGGCTGTCGTCCACGCTCCGCGCACTGTTCCTCGTGCCGTGGCTCCTGCCGCTCATCGTCAGTGCTTCGACCTGGTCGTGGATGATGAACAGCGACTCCGGGATCATCAACTCCGTCGTGAAGAGCTTCGGCGGATCGCAGATCAACTGGCTCACGTCGCCCCAGTGGGCCCTGACGGCGGTCATCATCGCCAACATCTGGATCGGGATCCCGTTCAACCTCGTCATCCTCTATAGCGGGCTGCAGAACATCTCGAGCGACATCTACGAGGCGGCCTCCCTCGACGGAGCGAACGCCTGGCAGAAGTTCTGGCGGATCACGTTCCCGCTCCTGCGCCCCGTGTCGGCGATCACGATCCTCCTCGGCCTCGTCTACACGCTGAAGGTTTTCGACATCATCTGGATCATGACCAAGGGCGGTCCGGGCGACGCGTCCACCACCTTCGCTATCTGGTCGTACCAGCTCGGATTCGGGTCGACGCTCCCCAGCTTCAGTCCGGCCGCGGCCGTCGGCAACCTCCTCATCGTGCTCGCCCTCGTCTTCGGCTTCGTCTACCTGCGCGTGCAGAGAAAGCAGGAACAGTGA